Proteins encoded within one genomic window of Ovis aries strain OAR_USU_Benz2616 breed Rambouillet chromosome 1, ARS-UI_Ramb_v3.0, whole genome shotgun sequence:
- the TDRP gene encoding testis development-related protein codes for MWKLGRSRVLLDEAPEEEDGLRGGAPPATAPAAAQVPGASFRGWKEVTSLFNKDDEQQLLEGRKSPKSRATNLRLKEELKTEKKSGFWDNLVLKQNIQSKKPDEIEGWEPPKLALEDVAADSGGPSSDRESRPGWPEDTKGSTKYTSLATAGSSSRWSLRSAGKLVSIRRQSRGHLTDDWEELE; via the exons ATGTGGAAGCTGGGCCGAAGCCGGGTGCTCCTGGACGAGGCCCCCGAGGAGGAGGACGGCCTGCGAGGGGGGGCGCCGCCCGccaccgcccccgccgccgctcAG GTTCCAGGAGCGAGTTTCCGAGGCTGGAAAGAAGTGACTTCTCTGTTTAACAAGGATGACGAGCAGCAGCTGCTGGAAGGGCGAAAATCCCCCAAGTCCAGAGC CACTAACTTACGATTAAAAGAAGAGTTGAAGACAGAGAAGAAGTCTGGATTTTGGGACAATTTGGTTTTGAAACAGAACATACAGTCTAAGAAACCAGATGAGATTGAAGGTTGGGAACCTCCGAAACTTGCCCTTGAAGACGTGGCAGCAGACTCGGGCGGCCCTTCGAGTGACCGTGAGTCTCGGCCGGGCTGGCCGGAGGACACCAAGGGCTCCACCAAGTACACCAGCCTGGCCACCGCAGGGAGCAGCTCGCGCTGGAGCCTCAGGTCGGCCGGAAAGCTGGTCAGCATCCGCCGGCAGAGCAGAGGCCACCTGACGGATGACTGGGAGGAGCTGGAGTGA